The Oceanispirochaeta sp. M1 genome segment AGCACCAGCTGTGGTTCAGTCGGTATTGAAAGAAAAAGTATTAGGTTAGGAATAAAAAATGCGTATATTAGCAAAAGATATAAAAGATCATGCAGGTAAAGAGATCACTGTCAGTGGCTGGGTTCATAGAATCCGTGAACTGGGCGGAGTCAACTTTATCATTTTCAGAGATAGAAGTGGACAGATTCAGCTTGTAACCAATGAAGAAGTCAATCTCACTCTTGAATCTGTTATATCAGCCACAGGAACTGTTCATGAGAATGATAAAGCCCCCGGCGGATATGAACTTCAGCTGACCGCTATTGATGTACTGGCTCCTGCTGCTCCTGATCTTCCTTTTCCTGTAAATCAGGACCCTGCCAAAATTGGTTTGGAAACTATTCTGGACAATCGAAGCATTTCACTTCGAAACCCGAAGATTCTCTCAATTTTCAGGCTTCAGGCTGATATTATGCGCTACTTTGGTGAATATCTCCGAGGTCTTGATTTTACTGAAATTAAATCAACCAAGCTGGTGGGTGGAGCAACCGAAGGGGGAACCAACCTCTTTCGTGTCGAATATTTTGATACTACTGTCTGTCTGGCACAGTCTCCCCAGGTTTATAAACAGACCATGGTTTCCAGTGGACTGGAACGTGTCTTTGAAATAAGCCATGCCTACAGAGCCGAAAAACATGAAACTTCCCGTCATATAAATGAATATGTCTCTCTGGATGTGGAGATGGCTTTTATCGAAGATGAAATGGAGCTGATTGAGCTGGAACGCGGTGCAATTAAGTATAT includes the following:
- the aspS gene encoding aspartate--tRNA(Asn) ligase codes for the protein MRILAKDIKDHAGKEITVSGWVHRIRELGGVNFIIFRDRSGQIQLVTNEEVNLTLESVISATGTVHENDKAPGGYELQLTAIDVLAPAAPDLPFPVNQDPAKIGLETILDNRSISLRNPKILSIFRLQADIMRYFGEYLRGLDFTEIKSTKLVGGATEGGTNLFRVEYFDTTVCLAQSPQVYKQTMVSSGLERVFEISHAYRAEKHETSRHINEYVSLDVEMAFIEDEMELIELERGAIKYIFSQVKANNQKQLDDWGATVPEPELCDKIPVITHEKCKKIVSERIGRRVFEINPEAEVVISEWAMENYGVDLVFINEFPRKKRPFYTYPKGLKTMSFDLVFRGLEITTGGRRINEYKMFQEALPKFGLTEGELGAYASIFKYGCPPHGGFAIGLERLTQKILGLANVKEASLFPRDRKRITP